The Staphylothermus marinus F1 genome has a segment encoding these proteins:
- a CDS encoding MFS transporter: MNSRHWLMVVLDTLLIAVGLGTLTMMSVAKPEIMSFFGVDEKLYDLQYISYAAGLFVAFFLGHTRLYEGGFKKDVLLAVSFAAIPQFLIPLIRWWSVVVILRFIQGFILSLIPLFSVQVGKYFLAERPFAKGIILSGIFWGGFLGAFTAGSLMQLVDWRTTFILTAVLMYVMLIIWWIPAEDFTLIRESRGEKRTNNVWKIKFTWIMGFTFFPAIWVIFTIAGFSASLGYSIGWSKSQVSMISSHLNIALAIWSIVFGYIGYQLSKKNTSPRGLFRAIIIVMLISYTLSFIGLLLYSYAMLTGNYVLALITVWIVGTIQGTGPAFWTTAPATYPKEIFPKASFALGVISNAPNLIAPTITELLAQISNILALSELTAMPVIGIIILVITLHTTLPIEELRKQLLHQQTNKQD; the protein is encoded by the coding sequence ATGAATTCACGTCATTGGCTCATGGTCGTGCTTGATACATTGCTTATAGCTGTTGGTCTAGGAACTCTTACTATGATGAGTGTTGCTAAGCCCGAGATCATGTCTTTTTTCGGTGTTGATGAGAAACTATATGATCTACAATACATATCATATGCAGCCGGGCTCTTCGTAGCTTTTTTCCTCGGCCATACAAGACTGTATGAGGGGGGCTTTAAGAAGGATGTATTATTAGCTGTGAGCTTTGCCGCAATCCCACAGTTCCTGATCCCATTGATCAGATGGTGGAGCGTTGTTGTTATTCTAAGATTCATACAAGGATTCATTCTCAGCCTCATACCATTATTCAGCGTGCAAGTGGGTAAGTATTTTCTGGCTGAGAGACCCTTTGCTAAAGGAATAATATTATCAGGCATTTTCTGGGGAGGATTTCTAGGAGCATTTACTGCTGGATCCCTTATGCAACTAGTTGATTGGAGAACAACATTTATTTTAACAGCTGTTCTAATGTATGTGATGCTTATAATATGGTGGATTCCAGCAGAGGACTTCACATTAATACGTGAAAGCAGAGGAGAGAAAAGAACAAATAATGTTTGGAAAATAAAGTTTACATGGATTATGGGGTTCACGTTCTTTCCGGCTATATGGGTTATATTCACAATAGCGGGGTTCTCAGCATCTCTGGGATATAGTATTGGTTGGTCGAAGAGCCAAGTATCCATGATCAGTAGTCACCTCAACATTGCTTTAGCTATATGGTCAATAGTGTTCGGCTACATAGGATATCAGTTGTCAAAGAAAAACACTAGTCCACGAGGACTATTTAGGGCAATAATAATAGTTATGCTTATATCTTACACTTTGTCATTCATAGGCTTGCTCCTATACAGCTACGCCATGCTCACTGGAAACTATGTATTAGCACTAATAACAGTCTGGATTGTTGGAACAATACAGGGTACAGGCCCAGCATTCTGGACAACAGCACCAGCGACTTATCCGAAGGAAATATTTCCCAAAGCATCTTTCGCACTAGGCGTAATATCCAATGCACCAAACCTCATAGCTCCAACAATAACAGAGCTTCTAGCTCAGATATCAAATATTCTAGCATTAAGCGAGTTAACAGCTATGCCAGTTATAGGAATAATAATACTAGTAATAACACTACATACTACGCTACCAATAGAAGAATTGAGAAAACAACTTCTACATCAACAAACCAATAAACAAGATTGA
- a CDS encoding M20/M25/M40 family metallo-hydrolase, which translates to MDPVRIARELVRTRSLSGMERDIAYLIKDLLSSSGVDNVFIDKYGNIIGYLRGEGRGILVFEGHMDHVPEGDARYWSYDPYEAVIVDDKLFGRGSVDMKSAIAAMISSINNIRGKDLPDIYYVFVPFEEISEGTLFRLALEDTLKIRPDLVVLGEATKLNVHRGHRGRSVWRIVLKGRSSHAAMPDEAVNPIHALSSFIIELGKKQLPRHEVLGKSTLTPTIIDCNPKSTPLIPDTCEVYIDYRMIIGEKEELIKKNIVDVLEKLRNNKLLIDYIVNINKGVAKMWTGVSITYRDYYPAWLNNDEKTLMSTLRIIRKHNPKASISIWRFSTDGVYSAGQAGINTIGIGPGDEILAHKPNEHVSIKEIIQASKIYSDIVLEFRSIVR; encoded by the coding sequence TTGGATCCGGTTAGAATAGCTAGAGAGTTGGTTAGGACTAGGAGTTTGTCTGGTATGGAGAGAGATATTGCTTATTTAATAAAGGATCTTTTGAGTAGTAGTGGTGTTGATAACGTATTTATTGATAAGTATGGAAATATTATTGGGTATTTGAGAGGTGAAGGTAGGGGTATTCTCGTTTTTGAGGGTCACATGGATCATGTTCCTGAAGGAGATGCTAGGTATTGGAGCTATGATCCTTATGAGGCTGTAATTGTTGATGATAAATTATTTGGGCGTGGAAGTGTTGATATGAAATCTGCTATTGCAGCAATGATTTCTTCAATAAATAATATTAGGGGAAAAGATCTCCCAGACATATACTATGTCTTTGTACCTTTCGAAGAAATATCTGAGGGAACATTGTTTAGGTTAGCATTAGAGGATACATTAAAGATTAGACCAGACCTAGTAGTTCTTGGTGAAGCAACTAAGCTGAATGTTCATAGAGGTCATAGGGGTAGGAGTGTTTGGAGAATAGTTTTAAAGGGTAGATCCTCGCATGCAGCAATGCCTGATGAAGCTGTGAACCCTATACATGCGCTATCATCGTTCATTATTGAGCTAGGTAAGAAACAATTACCTAGACATGAAGTACTGGGTAAAAGCACTCTTACTCCAACAATAATAGATTGCAACCCTAAATCAACACCATTAATACCTGATACATGTGAGGTATACATAGATTATAGAATGATTATCGGGGAAAAAGAGGAATTGATCAAGAAGAACATTGTAGATGTATTGGAGAAGCTGAGAAACAATAAGCTACTAATCGACTACATTGTTAACATAAATAAGGGTGTTGCCAAGATGTGGACAGGAGTTTCGATAACGTATAGAGATTATTATCCCGCATGGCTCAACAATGATGAGAAAACATTAATGAGTACATTGAGAATTATTAGAAAACATAATCCCAAAGCATCTATTAGTATTTGGAGATTCAGCACCGATGGAGTCTACTCAGCTGGACAAGCAGGCATCAACACCATAGGCATTGGTCCAGGAGATGAAATACTAGCACATAAACCAAATGAGCATGTTTCTATAAAGGAAATTATACAAGCATCAAAGATCTATAGCGACATAGTTTTAGAGTTTAGAAGTATAGTCCGATGA
- a CDS encoding DMT family transporter: MQMEVIGVLSALTASSIWSLSPGLISRYGKGVDAITLNMLRSLHAVFVLFFIFLLTINDRWFVPEGILIVYISAFFGPLLGDTLYIHSIKHIGGGNAVSISYTYIFFAQLYSYLLYGEQLRIQLILGSFIAIIGVYLVYSGQRNDIKIIGFLAALGAALSWGMGATLSKLALNYGDPVTIALLRNLSTTISLLPITYNSVKKVFLDKEVQITAFITGGIGFGIGMTLFLTAINTIGVSATVLATSLTPVLGRILAKYIAGEKPSPKTYLGTIITSTGIFIGLYF; this comes from the coding sequence ATGCAGATGGAAGTAATTGGTGTTTTATCTGCTTTAACAGCTAGTTCTATATGGAGCTTATCTCCAGGATTGATAAGTAGATATGGTAAGGGAGTAGATGCTATAACATTGAATATGTTGAGGAGTCTTCATGCAGTATTTGTTTTATTCTTTATTTTTCTCCTAACAATTAATGATAGATGGTTTGTTCCTGAAGGAATTCTCATAGTTTATATAAGTGCTTTCTTCGGTCCCTTACTAGGCGATACACTATATATTCACAGCATTAAACATATTGGTGGGGGAAACGCTGTATCAATATCTTATACTTACATTTTCTTTGCACAGCTCTACTCTTATTTACTATATGGTGAACAATTAAGGATACAGTTGATTCTAGGATCATTTATTGCCATTATAGGAGTCTACCTCGTATATAGTGGGCAGAGAAACGATATAAAAATCATAGGTTTCCTAGCAGCTCTTGGAGCAGCGTTATCTTGGGGTATGGGTGCTACTCTCAGCAAGCTCGCATTAAACTATGGTGATCCAGTAACAATTGCTCTACTAAGAAACTTATCTACAACAATATCACTCCTCCCAATAACATATAATTCTGTAAAAAAAGTATTTCTCGACAAAGAAGTTCAAATAACAGCATTTATCACCGGAGGAATAGGATTCGGCATCGGAATGACGCTTTTCCTAACAGCAATCAACACAATAGGAGTCTCAGCAACAGTACTAGCCACAAGCCTAACACCAGTCCTAGGAAGAATACTAGCCAAATACATAGCAGGAGAAAAACCATCACCAAAAACATACCTAGGAACAATAATAACTTCAACAGGAATATTCATCGGACTATACTTCTAA